In a single window of the Emys orbicularis isolate rEmyOrb1 chromosome 11, rEmyOrb1.hap1, whole genome shotgun sequence genome:
- the ZEB2 gene encoding zinc finger E-box-binding homeobox 2 — protein MKQQIMADGPRCKRRKQANPRRKNVVNYENVVETGSETDEEDKLHIAEDDSIINTLDQETSPASVPNHESSPHVSQALLPRDEEEDEMRESGVDHTWHNSEILQASVDGPEEMKEEYDTMGPEAAIQTTGNNGTVKNANCTSDFEEYFAKRKLEEGDGHAVSIAEYLQRSDTAIIYPEAPEELSRLGTPEANGQEENDLPPGTPDAFAQLLTCPYCDRGYKRLTSLKEHIKYRHEKNEENFSCPLCSYTFAYRTQLERHMVTHKPGTDQHQMLTQGAGNRKFKCTECGKAFKYKHHLKEHLRIHSGEKPYECPNCKKRFSHSGSYSSHISSKKCIGLISVNGRMRNNIKTGSSPNSVSSSPTNSAITQLRNKLENGKPLSMSEQTGLLKIKTEPLDFNEYKVLMATHGFSGASPFMNGGLGATSPLGVHASAQSPMQHLGVGMETSLLGFPAIGSNLSEVQKVLQIVDNTVSRQKMDCKAEEISKLKGYHMKDPCPQTEEQGVTSPNIPPVGLPVVSHNGATKSIIDYTLEKVNEAKACLQSLTTDSRRQLSNIKKEKLRTLIDLVTEDKMIENHNISTPFSCQFCKESFPGPIPLHQHERYLCKMNEEIKAVLQPHENMVPNKPGVFVDKQALLLSSVLSEKGMTSPINSYKDHMSVLKAYYAMNMEPNSDELLKISIAVGLPQEFVKEWFEQRKFYQYSSSRSPSLERTSAKAVLAATNTPTKDSLSARSPIKPVDSITSPSIAELHNSITNCDTPLRLTKPTHFTNIKPVDKLDHSRSNTPSPLNLSSTSSKNSHSSSYTPNSFSSEELQAEPLDLSLPKQMKEPKSVIATKNKTKSSSINLDHNSVSSSSENSDEPLNLTFIKKEFSNSNNLDKSTNPVFGLNPFSAKPLYTTLPPQSAFPPATFMPPVQTSIPGLRPYPGLDQMSFLPHMAYTYPTGAATFADMQQRRKFQRKQGFQGELLDGTPDYMSGLDDMTDSDSCLSRKKIKKTESGMYACDLCDKTFQKSSSLLRHKYEHTGKRPHQCQICKKAFKHKHHLIEHSRLHSGEKPYQCDKCGKRFSHSGSYSQHMNHRYSYCKREAEEREAAEREAREKGHLEPTELLMNRAYLQSITPQGYSDSEERESMPRDGESEKEHEKEGEDGYEKLGRQDGDEEFEEEEEESENKSMDTDPDTIRDEEETGEHSMDDSSEDGKMETKSDHEEDNMEDGM, from the exons AAGAAATGAAGGAGGAATATGACACTATGGGGCCTGAAGCCGCAATTCAGACCACTGGAAACAATGGTACAG TTAAGAATGCAAATTGCACGTCGGACTTTGAGGAATATTTTGCCAAAAGGAAACTGGAGGAAGGAGATGGGCATGCAGTCAGCATAGCAGAGTACCTACAGCGCAGTGACACAGCCATTATTTACCCAGAAGCCCCTGAAGAACTGTCTCGCCTTGGCACTCCAGAGGCCAATGGGCAAGAAGAAAATG ACCTGCCACCTGGAACTCCAGATGCTTTTGCCCAACTGCTGACCTGCCCCTACTGCGACCGGGGCTACAAGCGTTTGACATCACTGAAGGAGCACATCAAGTACCGTCACGAGAAGAATGAGGAGAACTTTTCTTGCCCTCTGTGTAGCTACACGTTTGCCTACCGCACCCAGCTCGAGCGGCATATGGTGACACACAAGCCAGGGACAGATCAG CACCAAATGCTGACCCAAGGAGCAGGCAATCGCAAGTTCAAATGCACTGAGTGTGGCAAGGCCTTCAAATATAAACACCATCTGAAGGAACACCTGCGAATTCACAGTG GTGAGAAACCATATGAGTGTCCAAACTGCAAGAAACGTTTCTCCCATTCTGGCTCCTACAGTTCGCACATCAGCAGCAAGAAATGTATTGGCTTAATCTCTGTAAATGGCAGAATGAGAAACAATATCAAGACGGGTTCTTCTCCTAATTCTGTATCTTCCTCTCCTACTAATTCAGCCATTACACAGCTGAGAAACAAGCTGGAGAACGGCAAACCACTTAGTATGTCTGAGCAAACAGGCTTACTGAAAATTAAAACAGAACCACTAGATTTCAATGAATACAAGGTTCTTATGGCCACACATGGGTTTAGTGGAGCTAGTCCTTTTATGAATGGTGGACTTGGAGCAACCAGCCCATTAGGAGTTCATGCTTCTGCTCAAAGTCCAATGCAGCACTTAGGTGTAGGGATGGAAACATCACTACTTGGGTTTCCTGCAATAGGCAGTAATTTAAGTGAGGTGCAGAAGGTCCTACAGATTGTGGACAACACGGTTTCCAGGCAGAAAATGGACTGCAAGGCTGAAGAGATCTCAAAGCTGAAGGGTTATCACATGAAGGATCCATGCCCTCAAACCGAGGAACAAGGAGTTACTTCCCCTAATATTCCACCAGTGGGTCTTCCAGTAGTGAGTCATAATGGTGCCACTAAAAGTATTATTGACTATACATTAGAAAAAGTCAATGAAGCCAAAGCTTGTCTCCAGAGCTTGACCACAGACTCAAGGAGGCAGCTCAGTAATATTAAAAAAGAGAAGCTGCGTACCCTAATAGATCTGGTAACTGAAGATAAGATGATAGAGAACCACAATATATCCACTCCATTTTCATGCCAGTTCTGTAAAGAAAGCTTTCCTGGTCCCATTCCCCTGCATCAGCATGAGCGTTACCTGTGTAAGATGAATGAAGAAATCAAGGCAGTCCTTCAACCTCATGAAAACATGGTACCCAACAAACCTGGAGTGTTTGTTGATAAGCAAGCCCTCCTGTTGTCATCAGTACTTTCTGAGAAAGGAATGACTAGCCCCATCAATTCATACAAGGACCACATGTCTGTACTTAAAGCATATTATGCTATGAATATGGAACCCAACTCTGATGAACTACTGAAAATTTCCATTGCCGTTGGCCTTCCTCAGGAATTTGTGAAGGAATGGTTTGAACAAAGAAAATTCTACCAGTATTCAAGTTCCAGGTCACCATCACTGGAAAGGACCAGTGCCAAGGCGGTGCTGGCTGCCACTAACACTCCCACTAAAGACTCTTTGTCAGCCAGATCTCCAATAAAGCCTGTGGACTCTATAACTTCACCATCTATAGCTGAACTCCACAACAGTATTACTAATTGTGATACTCCTCTCAGGCTAACAAAACCTACACATTTTACCAATATTAAACCAGTTGATAAATTGGACCACTCCAGGAGCAATACTCCTTCTCCTTTAAATCTTTCTTCCACATCTTCTAAAAACTCCCATAGCAGTTCTTACACTCCAAACAGTTTCTCCTCTGAGGAACTTCAGGCTGAGCCTTTGGACTTGTCTTTACCAAAACAAATGAAGGAACCCAAAAGTGTTATAGCcacaaagaacaaaacaaaatctagTAGCATAAATTTAGACCACAACAGTGTTTCTTCATCATCTGAAAATTCAGATGAGCCACTGAACTTGACTTTTATCAAGAAGGAGTTTTCTAATTCAAATAATCTGGATAAAAGCACTAACCCAGTGTTTGGTTTGAACCCATTTAGTGCCAAACCTTTATACACAACACTCCCACCACAAAGCGCATTTCCTCCGGCCACTTTTATGCCACCAGTCCAGACCAGTATTCCTGGGCTGCGACCATACCCAGGACTAGATCAAATGAGCTTCCTACCACATATGGCCTATACTTATCCAACTGGAGCAGCTACTTTTGCTGATATGCAGCAAAGGAGAAAGTTCCAGCGGAAACAAGGATTTCAG GGAGAATTGCTTGATGGAACACCAGACTACATGTCAGGCCTAGACGACATGACAGACTCTGACTCCTGTCTGTCCCGAAAGAAGATCAAGAAGACAGAAAGTGGCATGTATGCATGTGACTTATGTGACAAAACATTCCAGAAAAGCAGTTCCCTTCTGCGACACAAATATGAGCACACAG GAAAAAGACCACATCAGTGTCAGATTTGCaagaaagcatttaaacacaAGCATCACCTTATCGAGCATTCACGACTGCATTCGGGCGAAAAGCCCTACCAGTGTGACAAATGTGGCAAACGCTTCTCACACTCTGGGTCTTACTCACAACACATGAATCACAGGTATTCCTACTGTaagagggaggcagaggagagggaAGCGGCTGAGAGGGAAGCCCGAGAAAAGGGTCACTTGGAACCCACAGAGCTACTGATGAACCGGGCCTATTTACAGAGCATTACTCCTCAGGGGTACTCTGactcagaggagagagagagtatgcCAAGGGATGGCGAAAGCGAAAAGGAGCATGAGAAGGAAGGAGAAGATGGGTATGAGAAGCTAGGAAGACAGGATGGGGATGAGGAatttgaagaagaagaggaagagagtgAAAATAAAAGTATGGATACAGATCCAGACACGATAAGAGATGAAGAGGAGACTGGAGAACATTCAATGGACGATAGTTCAGAAGATGGGAAAATGGAAACCAAATCAGATCACGAAGAAGACAATATGGAAGATGGCATGTAA